The nucleotide window GCTCATCGACGACGTCACCCCCAACAGCTCACGAGATTCTGTTCACCGCCCACGGTACGGCACGTCGTCAGAGGCGGGCGATGGCCGACGCCGGGTCCTCGATCGCGTCCGCGACGCTGCGCATGAAGCCGGCCGCCGCGCCGCCGTCGCAGACGCGGTGGTCGAAGACGAAGCTCATCTGGGTGATCTTCCGGACGCACAGCTCGCCGTCGACGACCCAGGGGCGGTCCATGATCCGGCCGAAGCCCAGGATCGCCACCTGCGGGTGGTTGATGATCGCGGCGCTGCCGTCGACCCGGAAGCCGCCGTAGTTGTTGAGCGTGAACGTCCCCGCCGCCAGCTCCCGCGCCGTGGCGCGGCCCTCGCGGGCGGCGGCGGTGACCCGCCGGATCTCCTGGTCGAGGCCGGCGGTCGTCATCGCCTCGGCGCCGATGACCGCGGGCACGACCAGGCCGCGGTCGCCCTGCACCGCGATGCCGAGGTTGATCTGCTCGAACTCGACGATCTCCTGGCGCTCGGTGTCCACCCGGGCGTTGAGCATCGGGTACTGCCGCAGTCCCGCGACCACGAAACGGGCGATGTACGCCAGCAGGCCGGGGCCGGGGGTGCTCTCGCGAAGCTGCCAGAGCCGGGTGGCGTCGACGTCGACCCAGACGGTCGCCTCGGGGATCTCGGCGCGGCTGCGGGTCAGCGCCGCCGAGACCGCCCTGCGGAAGCCGCTGAGCGGCACCCGCCGCTCACCCGGTGCCGCCGGGGTGGCGGCGGTCGCGGCGACGGGACTCCGCAGCGCCCGCTCGACGTCGGCCCGGACGATCAGGCCGCCGGGCCCGGTCGCCTCGATGGTCCGCAGGTCGAGCCCGCCCTCGCGGGCGAGCCGGCGCACCAGCGGCGAGATCACCAGCGGGGCGCGGTTCGACGCGGGCGCCGGGCACGCCGGCTGGGCGTCGGAAGGCGCGGGGGCCGGGTGTGCCGGCTGGGCGCTGGAAGGCGCGGGGGCCGGGTGTGCCGGCTGGGCGCTGGAAGGCGCGGGGGCCGGGCGTGCCGGCTGGGCGCTGGAAGGCGCGGGGGCCGGGCGTGCCGGCTGGGCGCTGGAAGGCGCGGGGGCCGGGCGTGCCGGCGCGGAGCCCGCCCGGGGGCGGCGGCGCCGCGTCGTCGCCGCGGCGCCCGAGGTGCCGTACCCGATCAGCACGTTGCCGGAGCCGGCCTGCTCCTCCTCGCGGTAGGTCTCGGCCGCGGGCACGAGTGCGGTCACCGTGAGCAGGGGCCGGCCGACCTCCAGCGTGACGCCCTCGCCGGCGTGCCGGGTCGCGACCCGGCCGGCGTACGGCGTCGGCACCTCGACGAGCGACTTCGCGGTCTCGACCTCGACAACGGCCTGGTCGACGGCGACGGTGTCGCCCTCGGCGACGAGCCAGCGCACCACCTCCGCCTCGGTGAGACCCTCGCCGAGGTCCGGCAGCAGGAAGATCTGCTCGCTCATGAGTCCTCCCACTGCAGGTCGTCGACGGCGTCCAGCACGCGGTCGACGCCGGGCAGCTGGAAGTGCTCCAGCTTCGGCGGCGGGTACGGGATGTCGAAGCCGGTGACCCGCCGGATCGGCGCGGCGAGGGAGTGGAAGCACCGCTCGGTGACGCGCGCGACGATCTCCGACGACACGCTGGCGAAGCCGGACGCCTCCGCGACGACCACGGCGCGCCCGGTGGAGCGGACGGCGGCGCAGACGGTCTCGTCGTCGAACGGCACGATCGAGCGCAGGTCGACGACCTGCAGGCTGCGGCCCTCCTGCGCGGCCAGCGCGGCGGCCTCGAGCGCGACCGGGACGGACGGCCCGTACGCGATGAGCGTGGCGTCGGTGCCCTCGCGGCGCACGACGGCCGTGCCGATCCCGGGCACCTTCTCCGCGAGCTCGACCTCCTCCTTGCTCCAGTAGAGCTTCTTGGGCTCGAGGAAGACCACGGGGTCGGGCGAGGCGATGGCGTCGCGCAGCAGCCCGTACGCGTCGGCGGGCGTCGCCGGCGCGACAACGTGCAGGCCGGGCGTGTGCGCGTAGTACGACTCGGAGGAGTCGCAGTGGTGTTCGACGCCGCCGATGCCGCCGGCGTACGGCACCCGGATCACCATGGGCAGCGTGACCCGCCCGCGGGTGCGGTTGCGCATCTTCGCGACGTGGCTGACGATCTGCTCGAACGCCGGGTAGGCGAACGCGTCGAACTGCATCTCCACGACCGGGCGCATGCCGTTCATCGCCATGCCGACGGCGACGCCGACGATGCCGGACTCGGCGAGCGGCGTGTCGAAGCAGCGGTCCTCGCCGAATTCGGCGGTGAGGCCGTCGGTGATCCGGAAGACGCCGCCGAGCGGGCCGACGTCCTCGCCGAAGACCACGACCGTCGGGTCCTCGGCCATCGCGTCGCGCAGCGCGCGGTTGAGCGCCTGCGCCATCGTCAGCTTCTCGTGCGCGGTCATCGCTGCGCTCCTTCGCGGTCCAGCTCGTCGGCGACCAGCGCCGCCTGCTCCGCCAGCTGCGGGGTGGGTGTCGCGTACACGTGGGCGAACAGCTGCCGGTGGTCCGGTTCGACGTCGCGGTTGAGGCCGTCGCGGACGTGCTCGGCGACCCGCTCGGCCCGCGCCGCGAACTCCTCGCGCCGCGCGTCGCTGAGCAGGCCGCGCTCGCGCAGGTGCGCCTCGAGGCGGGTGATGGGGTCGCGCTCGACCCAGGCGGCGACGTCGGAGTCCTGGCGGTAGCGGGTGGCGTCGTCGGCGTTGGTGTGCGCCTGCATCCGGTAGGTGTGCGCCTCGACCAGCTGCGGGCCCTCGCCGGCCCGGGCCCGGGCAACGGCGTCGCCGAGGACGGCGAGCAGCGCGGCCATGTCGTTGCCGTCGACGCGCCGCCCCGGCATGCCGTAGCCGATGCCCTTGTGCGCCAGGGACGGCGCGGCGGACTGGCGGGCGAGCGGGACGCTGATGGCGTACTCATTGTTCTGCACGAAGAACACGACCGGGGCGCGGAAGACGGCGGCGAAGTTGAGCGCCTCGTGGAAGTCACCCTCGCTGGTGCCGCCGTCGCCGCACATCGCCATGGCGACGGTCGGCTCGCCGCGCAGCCGCGCGGCGTGCGCGACGCCGACGGCGTGCGGCAGCTGGGTCGCCAGGGGCGTGGCGTGCGGGGCGACCCGGTGCTCGTTCGGGTCGTAGCCGCAGTGCCAGTCGCCCTTGAGCAGGGTCAGCGCCTCGACCGGGTCGACACCGCGGCCCATCGCGGCCACGGTGTCGCGGTAGGTCGGGAAGAGCCAGTCACCGTCGGCGAGCACCTGCGCGGCGGCGACCTGACAGGCCTCCTGCCCGTGCGACGACGGATAGACGGCCAGCCGGCCCTGCCGGACCAGCGCGTACGCCTGGTCGTTGAACCGCCGGGCGGTGACCAGGGCGTCGAAGGCCCGGAGCAGGTCCGCGTCGGCCGGTAGGGAGTACCCGGCGGCGTCGGCCGGTCGCCCGTGCGCGTCGATGAGCATGACGGGCTCCGACGGCAGGAGGTGGTGCAGGTCACCTGTCATGGAGCCATGGTGATTGTCCGACCAATCGGCCGCCACAAGTGGGAGAAAACCGAGAAGATGTATTCCGGGATGGCATGATCGCCGACCAGATGTCCAGCGACAGCGGCTCGCGAGCCAGGAGGACGAGACAAGTGGCCAGCCCTCTCGACGAGATCGACCGGCAGATCCTCGCGGAGCTCACCCGCGACGGGCGGATGTCGATGCGCACCCTGGCCGAGCGCCTGCACATCTCCCGGGCCAACGCCTACGCCCGGGTCGAGCGCCTGCGCGCCGCGAACGTGATCCGGGGCTTCCGCGCCGACATCGATCCCGTCGCGGCGGGCCTGGGCACCTCGGCCTACGTCACGGTGAACCTGCACCAGGCGGAGTGGCGGGTGGTCGGCGAACAGCTGCGCGCGCTACCCGGCGTCGTGCACATCGCCTGGGTCGGCGGCGAGTTCGACGCGATCCTGCTGGTCCGCGCCCGGGACAACGCCGACCTGGGCCGCCTGGTGCTCAACGTGATCCAGGGCATGCCGGGCGTGGTGAACACCCGGACGCTGCTGGTCTTCGAGGAGGCCGACCCGATCTCCGCCGCCGCCATCTGGGAACAGTGATCAGCCGATGATGACAGTCTGCAGCTCGGTGAAGGCCTCCATCGGGTGTGCGCCGCCGACCCGGCCGATCCCGCTGCCGGAGCCCGACCGGCCGCCGAACGGCAGGTGGCTCTCCCAGTAGTTGGTGGACTCGTTGATGTTGACCCAGCCGGTGCGGACCGCGTCCGCGAAGGCGAGCCCGGCGGCCAGGTCGGCGGTGTAGACGGCGGCGAGCAGGCCGTAGGGCGAGGCGTTGGTCAGCCGGATCGCCTCGTCCATCGAGCCGATCTCCACGATCGGCGCGATCGGCCCGAACGTCTCCTCGGTGGCGGCCGCGGCGTCCGCCGGCACGCCGTCCAGGACGGTGGCCGGCCAGTAGAGGTCGGTGGCGAAGCCGGTGGCGCGGGCGCCTCCGGTCAGGACGGTCGCGCCGCGGCGTACCGCGTCGGCGACGTGATCGTCCATCTTGGCCGCGACCGCGGCGTTGTTCAGCGGGCCCATGGTGGTGGCCGCGTCGAGGGGGTCGCCCAGCCGGACCCGGTCCCGCACGGCCCGGGCGAGCCGGCCGGCGAAGTCCTCGCGGACCGCCGCGTGCACCAGCAGCCGCTCGCCGGCGGTGCAGCTCTGCCCGGCGCACAGGAAGCAGGCCAGCAGGGCGCCCTCGACCGCCCGGTCGAGGTCGGCGTCGGCCAGCACCACGATCGGGCCGTTGCCGCCCATCTCCAGCAGCGTCGCCTTGCCGGCCGCCGCGGCCGCCACCAGCCGGCCGGTGGTCGTCGAGCCGATGAAGGCGACCGCGTCCGTGCCCGGGTTACGGGCGATCTCGTCGCCCACCACCGGACCGGGCCCGGTCACCAGGTTGACCACGCCGGGCGGCAGGTCGGCCTCCGCCAGGCACTCGGCCAGGGCGATCGCGGACACCGCCGTCGACGGGGCCGGGGTCCAGACCACCGTGTTGCCGCCGGCCAGCGCCGGCGCGATCAGCTCGGCGGGCATCGTGTACGGCCAGTTCCACGGCGTGATGACGCCGACGACCCCACGCGGGCGGCGGATCAGCAGCGCCCGCTTCCCGGCGCTCGACGAGTTCGGCAGCATGCCACCCAGCCGCTTGCCGTCCTCCGCGGCCATCCGCCAGTACGTGACCAGCTCGTCCACCTCGTCGTAGGCCTCCGCCCGCAGCGGCTTGCCCTGGTCGAGGGTGAGCGTCCGGGCCAGGGCGTCCCGGCGGGTCTCGATCACGTCGGCGACCCGGTGCAGCATCGCCGCCCGGTCGAAAGCGGACAGTCGCGCCCAGCCGTCGGCGGCCCGCCGCGCCGCCGCGATCGCCGCGACCGCGTCCGCGCGGTCGCCGTCCGGGACCTTGCCCAGTTCCTCGCCGGTCGCGGGGCTGATCGCGACGGTGGTTGCGGCGGAGCGCGCCGGAATCCAGGCGCCGTCCACGAACATCTGAAGCTGCATGAGTCTCCCTGGCCGACGGTGAGACGATCACCTTAGCCAGTGGCTCAGCTGGTGAAGCTGCCGCTGCGGTCGCGCTCGGCCTCCATCAGGGCGATCTCCTGCTCACCGGAGAGGACGACCCGGCCGTCGGGCTCGAAGTCCAGCTCGGTGCTGCGGTTCTCGTAGTCGACCGCGTTGAGCATGACCTTCATCGCGTTCAGCCGGGCGCGCTGCTTGTCGCCGGACCTGATGATCACCCAGGGCGCGCTCGCGGTGCCGGTACGCTTGATCATCGCGTACTTGCGGTTGGTGTACTCGTCCCAGCGGTCCTGCGCCTGTGAGTCGATCTCGCTGAACTTCCACTGCCGCAGCGGGTCGGTGTGGCGGCGCGCGAACCGCCGCAGCTGCTCCTCCTTGGTGACGCTGAAGTAGAGCTTCACCAGGATCGTGCCCTGCCGTACCAGGTCCTTCTCGAAGCCGGTCACGCCCCACATGAAGTGCTGGTACTCCTCCGGCGTGCAGAAGCCGCAGACCGGCTCCACCATGGCGCGGTTGTACCAGCTCCGGTCGAACAGGACGATCTCGCCGCCGGCCGGGAACTGCGCCGCGTAGCGCTGGAAGTACCACTGGGACCGCTGGTCCTCGCTCGGCCGGCCCAGCGCGACCACGCGGTAGTGCTTCTCGTTCATGTAGCGGGTGACCCGGCGGATGGTGCCGCCCTTGCCCGCCGCGTCCCGGCCCTCGAACAGCACGATCATGCGCATCCGGTGTTTCTCGAGGTGCCGCTGAAGCTTCAGGAGCTCGACCTGCCACGGGCGGAGCTCGGTCTCGGCGCGCAGCTTGCGGGAGACCCGCCTGCGGTCGCGCTTGAGTGCCTGCAACTCCTCGACGGCGGCGTGATAGGCGTCGACCACCTCCGAGACCGGCGTCAGGCGGTCGTCGAGCAGGACGAGAGCGTCGGACCCGGACAGCGCGGCCGGTTGCGCCCACAGGCGCCCGTTCGGGCTGTCCGTGGCGAGCCGTGGAAGTCCAGCTCCCGTCATGGTCACTCCTCCCCAGGATCGCCCGGCGGCGGTGACCCGCGCGCACGGACCCCCGTGAGCATCCCCCGACGCACCGTACGCCCCCTCACCCCGCCCGGGTGATCCCGATGGGCAGCCTTTCGGGCAAGCACCCGCCGACCGGCGCGTTCCCCGGCGAATCGGCGCGGGTGACCACCCATACGGGATGAGGTAGGGCAGCCCGGCGATCCGCGAGGCTGTCATCTCCGATCCTAGGCCAGGACTGACAGTTGGAGTCGCCGTGACCGCCTCCGAACCCCGTGAGCAGAGCGCGGCCGCGCCCTCACCGTTCCCGCCCATCGCCGACTACGCGTTCCTCTCCGACTGCCACACCGGCGCCCTGATCGCGCCGGACGGTTCGGTCGGGTGGCTCTGCGTCCCGAGCTTCGACTCGCCCAGCGTGTTCGGCACCCTGCTCGACCGGCAGGCCGGCTACTTCAGGATCGGGCCCTTCGGCATCCATCACCCGACCGCCCGCGCCTACGATCCCGGCACGAACGTCCTGGTCACCACGTGGAAGACCCCCACCGGCTGGATCGAGGTGCGCGACGCGCTGACGATGGGGCCGCACGACGACGAGGACGCGGTCACGCCCCACACCCGCCCGCCGGCCGACGAGGACGCCGACCACCTGCTCGTGCGCACCGTCCGCTGCCTGGAGGGCCGAGTCGAGGTCGAGCTGATCTGCGAGCCGGTGTTCGACTACGGGCGGACGCCGGCCGACTGGACCATGGGCGAGGGCCCCCGCCGGCACACCGCCGAGGCGGCCGGTGCCGGTCAGAGCATCGGGGTGCAGACCGACCTCGCGCTCGGGCTGGAGGGCGACCGGGTCCGGGCCCGGCACACGCTGACGGCGGGCGAGGAGATCTACTGCGCGCTGTCGTGGTCGGCGGAGCGCGACATCGTGCCCGACGTCGACGACGCCCGGCGCAGGATCGCCGCCACCACCCGCTGCTGGCGCGCCTGGCTGGACCGGGCCCGCATACCCGACCACCGCTGGCGCGACGCGGTCCAGCGGTCGGCGCTGGTCATCAAGGGTCTTACCTATATGCCGACCGGCGCGACGGTCGCGGCGCTCACCACCTCGCTGCCCGAGACGCCCGGCGGCGAGCGCAACTGGGACTACCGGTACACCTGGATGCGCGACTCGACGTTCACCCTCCAGGCCCTGCACTACCTGAACCTCGACTGGGAAGCCGACGAGTTCATGCAGTTCGTCGCCGATCTCGAACCCAACGAGGACGGCTCCCTACAGATCATGTACGGCATCGACGGCCGCCGGGACCTGGCCGAGTCCACCCGTGACGAGCTGTCCGGCTATGCCGGCGCCCGCCCGGTGCGGATCGGCAACGGCGCGTTCGACCAGCGGCAGAACGACGTCTTCGGCGCGGTGCTGGACTCGATCCTGCTGCACACCCGCCGCAGCCAGAGCCTTCCTCGCCGGCTGTGGGCCCTCGTCGAGACACAGGCGCGCTGCGCGGAGGCGATCTGGCGGGAGCCGGACCAGGGCATCTGGGAGGCGCGTGGCGCGCCGCAGCACTACGTGTCCTCCAAGCTCATGTGCTGGGTGGCCCTCGACCGGGCCGCAACGCTCGCCGAGATGCGGTCGGACTCCAGCCTGGCTGCCGCGTGGCACGCGACGGCCGATGAGATCAGGAAGGACATCCTCACCAACGGCGTCACCGACACCGGCGTACTCCGCCAGCACTACGGCACGGACTCGCTGGACGCGTCCAATCTCCTCGCGGCGATATTCGGGTTCCTCCCGGGCGACGATCCGCGCCTGCACGCCACGGTCGATGCGATCGCCGACAGGCTGACCGAGAACGGCTTCGTGCTGCGGTACCGCACAGAGGAGACCGACGACGGCCTGTCGGGCCGGGAGGGCTCGTTCCTGATCTGCTCCTTCTGGCTGGTCTCCGCGCTGGCGATCGTCGGCGAGGAGCAGCGGGCACGCGATCTGATGGAGCGCCTGCTGCGGGTCGCCTCGCCCCTCGGGCTGTACGCGGAGGAGTTCGACGTGGCCACCGGCCGGCACCTGGGCAACTTCCCCCAGGCGTTCTCCCACCTGGCGTTGATCGAGGCCGCGGCGCGCATCATCGTCGTCGAGTTCCAGCACGAGTACCTGAACGTTTAGCGCGTTTCCACCCCGAAATCCCTCACACCATCCGCCCAGGACGATCCCCCGCCACCTGCCAGAGCAGAGAGTGATGAGATGAACCCGCCAGCCGAGCGACCCGCCGTTCCGACGGCGCGAGCGCTGTATCAGCTCAGGGTCTCCGGGTCCATCCCGGCGGACCTGGTTCGCGACCTCGAAGGCGTCAACATGACCGTCGAGCCGGCACAGACCGTCCTCTACGGCACGCTCCCGGACCAGTCCGCCCTGTTCGGGCTCCTGGTCCGCATTCACGATCTCGGGCTGCAACTGCTGGAGGTTCGCCGGATCACCGACGAGGACATCGCCGACACGACCTGAGACGTCTGACGTCGCCGGCCGTCACCCGCGCGGGATGACGGCCGGCGACACCAGGAAACCTCGTAAGGATCAGCCCGCCGGGTGCCGGGCGAAGGCCAGCCGGCGCAGCCGGACCCAGTCGACCGCCGGCTTGGCCGGCGGTACGCCGGGCCGGTCGCGGGGAACCCGCACCCGCAGCGCCCCCGGCTCCGTGGTGCACCGCACCGGCGTGGGCATCAGGATCGCCTCGCCGTCGATGCCGACGGGGATCTCGGCGACGTCGGCCTCCACGACCACCTCGGCACCGGTGAGCCGCACCAGCCCCCGTTGAGAACTGCGCCGCAGCAGGCCGACCGCCTGCCGGGCGCTCGCCACCGAGATCGCCACCAGGCCCAGCACGCCGAGGTCCAGCCGCGCCCGGCGGCCCAGCCCGGCCAGATCCGTCGAGCCGTACGGGTCGTTGCTGACGAGCACCGCCTGTGGGCCCTCGATCGTGACGTCGGCGATGCGCGCCGTGAGCCGGGCACCACGATGACCGGCCAGTTCGTCGGGGAGCAGCCGCAGCGTGGTGCGGGTCTTGTCGTCGCGGTACTCCGGGCTCTGCACGATCTCCGCGTACGCACCGAAGGACGCGTTGTTGACGAACGTGCGGTCACCGATCCGGCCCAGGTCGACGCGCATCTCCACGCCGTCGGTCAGGCCCTTCAGGCAGGTGGCGGGGTCCTCCCGGTCCAGGCCGAGGTCCAGCGCGAAGTGGTTGCGGGTGCCCGCGCTCACCACCAGGAACGGCAGATCGTGTTCCGCCGCGATCCCGGCGACCAGCGCCTGGGTGCCGTCGCCGCCCGCGACGCCGAGCAGGTCGGCGCCCCGCGCGACCGCGTCGCGGGCGAGCACGGCGACGTCGACGGTCCCCGGCCCGTCCAGGAGCGCCACCTCGGCACCCATGGCCTCCGCCTTCTCCTTGAGCCCGAACCTCGTCACCTTCCCGCCGCCGGACCGGGGATTCATGATCAGGAACGGCCGCTTCGCCGGCTCGGCGGCGTACGTGGCCATCCGCTCGCCGCCGGCCATCAGCGCGGTGCGCGCGGCGACGATCGCGAGCGCGAACAGCGCGAGCGACAGCAGGGCCACCCACAGCAGCCCCGCCCGGATGAGCAGCCCGAGGACGGTGACGGGCGCGAGGACCGCCACCGCGGCGGCCACCACCCGGAGCACGCCGCGCCCGGCCAGGACCCAGAACGCGGCGGCGACGAAGAGGACCACGCCGGCGGCGGCGAGCGCCACCATCACCAGGCTCTTCCGTCCGGCGAACGCCACCAGGACGACGGCCGCGGCGAGCGCCAGCGCGAAGGCGGCGCGGGCCAGCCAGACCTGGGCGCCGGTCGCGCCCGGCTCCGCGGCGGCCCGCACCCGCTGCTCGCTCATCGGGTCGGGTACGGGGGGCCGGCGAAGGGCGGCCGCGCCACGAACGTGGCCTTGCGCACGGCGCTGCGGGCGGACCCGGAGACCAGGCTGCCGATGGCTATGCCGAGCACGAGGTTGAGCGCGGCCGTGGCGAACTGGCTCGCCTGGGATGCCTTGACGGCGAACGGCGCCAGCATGGCGGCGAGCGTCGCGAGGCTGACGATCCAGGCGAAGAACATGCCCGACTTGGGAGTCGACAGCAGCAGCAGGTGCATCACGCCGGTGGCCAGCAGGGCCGCGACGGCCGCGCCGCCGGCGTAGGTGACCGTGTCCGCGTCGCCCCAGACCCCCTCGCCCTTGGGCGCGAGGATGGGAATGTCCAGGACTCCCCGGCAGAAGAGAATGCCGACGATCACGATGAGCGCCGCCACGAAGGCGGCGGCAACGCCGCCGGCCCAGAGAACTCCGGCATCGAGCGGACGGGGGGTTCGGGTCGGCAACGTCATGGCATGATCCCCTCGGGGCGCGTGGATCCGGTTGGCAAGCAGCATCGCCGGGACACGGCCGACTGCCCTCACCCCACGGGGGTGATCCGGCGCTCCGGGCCCGCGCGCCTCAGACGCCGGTCTGCACCTGCACCCGGCCGTCGCGCACGGCGGCCTGCAGCAGGTCGAAGTCCCTCTCGTTGACGTCGGCGTACGCCTCGCCGAAGGCGGCGAGGGCGTTCTCGAAGCGATCGCTCGAGCCGAGGTACTCCGCGATCGCGATCCGGTCGCCCGACCGCGCGTGCGCCCGCGCCAGCGTCCAGCCGCAGATGCCCGCGTAGGTACCCATTCCGCGCGGCGTCATCTCCTCGACCACCGCCGATCCCTTCCAGTCGCGCAGCTGGCGCAGGTAGAAGTCGCGGTCCTGGCCGTCGACGCCGCGGACCCGGTGGGTGCCGAGGAAGATGTCGCCGCTGGCCTGCATCAGGCGCTGACCGGCGACCACCCGCTGGCCGTGGTGGGGGTACTCGCTCGCGCCCGCGTACTCCTCCAGCACCGAGGCCCCGGCCTCCTTCGCCTGTAGGAACAGCGGATCCGCGTCGTCGCGGCCGAGCATCAGCAACACCCAGGCGCGGGTGCCGACGCTGCCCACGCCGACGACCTTGCGGGCCATGTCCACCAGCCGGAACTGCGAGAGCAGGTGCCGGCGCTCGGGCGCCAGCGACTCGCGGTACCCGCGGACCACCTCGCGCATCCACCCGAAGAGCTCGTCCGCCGTGGCGCTGGGCAGCAGGTCCTCGATCGGGACCACGGTCGGCGGCGACGCGATGATGCGGCGACGGCCGTCGACCACGGTCGAGAGCTTCCCCAGGGCGT belongs to Amorphoplanes digitatis and includes:
- a CDS encoding dihydrolipoamide acetyltransferase family protein, with translation MSEQIFLLPDLGEGLTEAEVVRWLVAEGDTVAVDQAVVEVETAKSLVEVPTPYAGRVATRHAGEGVTLEVGRPLLTVTALVPAAETYREEEQAGSGNVLIGYGTSGAAATTRRRRPRAGSAPARPAPAPSSAQPARPAPAPSSAQPARPAPAPSSAQPAHPAPAPSSAQPAHPAPAPSDAQPACPAPASNRAPLVISPLVRRLAREGGLDLRTIEATGPGGLIVRADVERALRSPVAATAATPAAPGERRVPLSGFRRAVSAALTRSRAEIPEATVWVDVDATRLWQLRESTPGPGLLAYIARFVVAGLRQYPMLNARVDTERQEIVEFEQINLGIAVQGDRGLVVPAVIGAEAMTTAGLDQEIRRVTAAAREGRATARELAAGTFTLNNYGGFRVDGSAAIINHPQVAILGFGRIMDRPWVVDGELCVRKITQMSFVFDHRVCDGGAAAGFMRSVADAIEDPASAIARL
- a CDS encoding alpha-ketoacid dehydrogenase subunit beta encodes the protein MTAHEKLTMAQALNRALRDAMAEDPTVVVFGEDVGPLGGVFRITDGLTAEFGEDRCFDTPLAESGIVGVAVGMAMNGMRPVVEMQFDAFAYPAFEQIVSHVAKMRNRTRGRVTLPMVIRVPYAGGIGGVEHHCDSSESYYAHTPGLHVVAPATPADAYGLLRDAIASPDPVVFLEPKKLYWSKEEVELAEKVPGIGTAVVRREGTDATLIAYGPSVPVALEAAALAAQEGRSLQVVDLRSIVPFDDETVCAAVRSTGRAVVVAEASGFASVSSEIVARVTERCFHSLAAPIRRVTGFDIPYPPPKLEHFQLPGVDRVLDAVDDLQWEDS
- the pdhA gene encoding pyruvate dehydrogenase (acetyl-transferring) E1 component subunit alpha, with amino-acid sequence MTGDLHHLLPSEPVMLIDAHGRPADAAGYSLPADADLLRAFDALVTARRFNDQAYALVRQGRLAVYPSSHGQEACQVAAAQVLADGDWLFPTYRDTVAAMGRGVDPVEALTLLKGDWHCGYDPNEHRVAPHATPLATQLPHAVGVAHAARLRGEPTVAMAMCGDGGTSEGDFHEALNFAAVFRAPVVFFVQNNEYAISVPLARQSAAPSLAHKGIGYGMPGRRVDGNDMAALLAVLGDAVARARAGEGPQLVEAHTYRMQAHTNADDATRYRQDSDVAAWVERDPITRLEAHLRERGLLSDARREEFAARAERVAEHVRDGLNRDVEPDHRQLFAHVYATPTPQLAEQAALVADELDREGAQR
- a CDS encoding Lrp/AsnC family transcriptional regulator produces the protein MADQMSSDSGSRARRTRQVASPLDEIDRQILAELTRDGRMSMRTLAERLHISRANAYARVERLRAANVIRGFRADIDPVAAGLGTSAYVTVNLHQAEWRVVGEQLRALPGVVHIAWVGGEFDAILLVRARDNADLGRLVLNVIQGMPGVVNTRTLLVFEEADPISAAAIWEQ
- a CDS encoding aldehyde dehydrogenase family protein — its product is MQLQMFVDGAWIPARSAATTVAISPATGEELGKVPDGDRADAVAAIAAARRAADGWARLSAFDRAAMLHRVADVIETRRDALARTLTLDQGKPLRAEAYDEVDELVTYWRMAAEDGKRLGGMLPNSSSAGKRALLIRRPRGVVGVITPWNWPYTMPAELIAPALAGGNTVVWTPAPSTAVSAIALAECLAEADLPPGVVNLVTGPGPVVGDEIARNPGTDAVAFIGSTTTGRLVAAAAAGKATLLEMGGNGPIVVLADADLDRAVEGALLACFLCAGQSCTAGERLLVHAAVREDFAGRLARAVRDRVRLGDPLDAATTMGPLNNAAVAAKMDDHVADAVRRGATVLTGGARATGFATDLYWPATVLDGVPADAAAATEETFGPIAPIVEIGSMDEAIRLTNASPYGLLAAVYTADLAAGLAFADAVRTGWVNINESTNYWESHLPFGGRSGSGSGIGRVGGAHPMEAFTELQTVIIG
- the ppk2 gene encoding polyphosphate kinase 2, with translation MTGAGLPRLATDSPNGRLWAQPAALSGSDALVLLDDRLTPVSEVVDAYHAAVEELQALKRDRRRVSRKLRAETELRPWQVELLKLQRHLEKHRMRMIVLFEGRDAAGKGGTIRRVTRYMNEKHYRVVALGRPSEDQRSQWYFQRYAAQFPAGGEIVLFDRSWYNRAMVEPVCGFCTPEEYQHFMWGVTGFEKDLVRQGTILVKLYFSVTKEEQLRRFARRHTDPLRQWKFSEIDSQAQDRWDEYTNRKYAMIKRTGTASAPWVIIRSGDKQRARLNAMKVMLNAVDYENRSTELDFEPDGRVVLSGEQEIALMEAERDRSGSFTS
- a CDS encoding glycoside hydrolase family 15 protein, producing the protein MTASEPREQSAAAPSPFPPIADYAFLSDCHTGALIAPDGSVGWLCVPSFDSPSVFGTLLDRQAGYFRIGPFGIHHPTARAYDPGTNVLVTTWKTPTGWIEVRDALTMGPHDDEDAVTPHTRPPADEDADHLLVRTVRCLEGRVEVELICEPVFDYGRTPADWTMGEGPRRHTAEAAGAGQSIGVQTDLALGLEGDRVRARHTLTAGEEIYCALSWSAERDIVPDVDDARRRIAATTRCWRAWLDRARIPDHRWRDAVQRSALVIKGLTYMPTGATVAALTTSLPETPGGERNWDYRYTWMRDSTFTLQALHYLNLDWEADEFMQFVADLEPNEDGSLQIMYGIDGRRDLAESTRDELSGYAGARPVRIGNGAFDQRQNDVFGAVLDSILLHTRRSQSLPRRLWALVETQARCAEAIWREPDQGIWEARGAPQHYVSSKLMCWVALDRAATLAEMRSDSSLAAAWHATADEIRKDILTNGVTDTGVLRQHYGTDSLDASNLLAAIFGFLPGDDPRLHATVDAIADRLTENGFVLRYRTEETDDGLSGREGSFLICSFWLVSALAIVGEEQRARDLMERLLRVASPLGLYAEEFDVATGRHLGNFPQAFSHLALIEAAARIIVVEFQHEYLNV
- a CDS encoding diacylglycerol/lipid kinase family protein — its product is MSEQRVRAAAEPGATGAQVWLARAAFALALAAAVVLVAFAGRKSLVMVALAAAGVVLFVAAAFWVLAGRGVLRVVAAAVAVLAPVTVLGLLIRAGLLWVALLSLALFALAIVAARTALMAGGERMATYAAEPAKRPFLIMNPRSGGGKVTRFGLKEKAEAMGAEVALLDGPGTVDVAVLARDAVARGADLLGVAGGDGTQALVAGIAAEHDLPFLVVSAGTRNHFALDLGLDREDPATCLKGLTDGVEMRVDLGRIGDRTFVNNASFGAYAEIVQSPEYRDDKTRTTLRLLPDELAGHRGARLTARIADVTIEGPQAVLVSNDPYGSTDLAGLGRRARLDLGVLGLVAISVASARQAVGLLRRSSQRGLVRLTGAEVVVEADVAEIPVGIDGEAILMPTPVRCTTEPGALRVRVPRDRPGVPPAKPAVDWVRLRRLAFARHPAG
- a CDS encoding DUF6069 family protein; protein product: MTLPTRTPRPLDAGVLWAGGVAAAFVAALIVIVGILFCRGVLDIPILAPKGEGVWGDADTVTYAGGAAVAALLATGVMHLLLLSTPKSGMFFAWIVSLATLAAMLAPFAVKASQASQFATAALNLVLGIAIGSLVSGSARSAVRKATFVARPPFAGPPYPTR